A genomic window from Brassica oleracea var. oleracea cultivar TO1000 chromosome C8, BOL, whole genome shotgun sequence includes:
- the LOC106309878 gene encoding 40S ribosomal protein S10-1-like, with protein sequence MIITETNRREICKYLFKEGVLFAKKDFNLSTHPLIESVPNLQVIKLMQSFKSKEYVRETFAWMHYYWFLTNEGIEFLRTYLNLPSDVVPATLKKSAKPGGRPFGGPSGDRPRGPPRFDGDRPRYGDRDGYRGVPRGGDAGGEKGGAPADYQPSFQGSGGRPGFGRGAGGYSAAAPSGSGLP encoded by the exons ATG ATTATCACAGAGACCAATCGCAGAGAGATCTGCAAATACCTTTTCAAAG AAGGAGTTTTGTTCGCGAAGAAAGATTTCAATCTTTCAACGCATCCGTTGATTGAGTCAGTACCAAACCTGCAAGTGATCAAGCTCATGCAAAGCTTCAAATCCAAGGAGTACGTTAGGGAGACGTTTGCTTGGATGCACTACTATTGGTTTCTGACTAACGAAGGGATTGAGTTCTTGAGAACTTATCTCAACCTTCCATCTGATGTTGTTCCCGCTACTTTGAAGAAGTCTGCTAAGCCTGGTGGTCGTCCCTTTGGTGGCCCATCTGGTGATCGCCCGAG AGGACCACCTCGCTTTGATGGAGACCGTCCCAGATATGGTGACCGTGATGGTTACCGTGGTGTGCCACGTGGTGGTGATGCTGGAGGGGAGAAGGGTGGAGCTCCTGCTGATTACCAGCCGTCTTTCCAA GGAAGTGGTGGTAGGCCTGGTTTTGGTCGTGGTGCAGGTGGTTACAGCGCAGCAGCACCTTCTGGTTCTGGTTTACCCTGA